The following proteins come from a genomic window of Gossypium raimondii isolate GPD5lz chromosome 5, ASM2569854v1, whole genome shotgun sequence:
- the LOC105770283 gene encoding serine/threonine-protein kinase BSK5 — protein MGARCSKLSLCWWPSNLKSNLNDSSDLENGEEALPGFSEYRLDQLRAATAGFSTDNIVSEHGEKAPNVVYRGTLDEDRLIAVKRFNRSAWPDPRQFLEEARAVGQLRSDRLANLIGCCCEGDERLLVAEFMPNETLSKHLFHWENQHMKWPMRLRVALYLAQALEYCSNRGRALYHDLNAYRILFDQDGNPRLSSFGLMKNSRDGKSYSTNLAFTPPEYLRTGRVIPESVVYSFGTLLLDLLSGKHIPPSHALDLIRGKNFLMLMDSCLEGQFSNDDGTELVRLASRCLQYEPRERPNVKSLVTALTPLQKETEVPSHVLMGIPHGMASSKQTMVLTPLGEACSRMDLTAIHEILEKIGYKDDEGIANELSFQMWTDQIQETLNSKKRGDTAFRAKDFGTAIECYTHFIDGGTMISPTVFARRCLCYLMNNMAQEALGDAMQAQVISPEWPTAFYLQAAALFSLGMDNDAQETLKDGTNLEAKKHRN, from the exons ATGGGAGCTCGTTGCTCCAAACTTTCACTTTGCTGGTGGCCGTCAAATCTCAAGTCAAACCTCAACGACTCCTCCGATCTCG AGAATGGGGAGGAAGCGTTACCTGGATTCAGCGAGTACAGGTTGGACCAATTAAGAGCTGCCACAGCAGGTTTCTCTACGGACAACATTGTATCGGAGCATGGAGAAAAAGCTCCCAATGTAGTTTACCGAGGGACCCTCGACGAGGATCGCTTGATTGCTGTTAAACGCTTCAACAGATCGGCTTGGCCTGATCCTCGACAGTTCctc GAAGAAGCGAGAGCAGTTGGGCAGTTAAGAAGCGATCGGTTGGCCAATTTGATTGGTTGTTGCTGTGAAGGAGATGAGAGATTGTTAGTAGCTGAGTTTATGCCTAATGAGACTCTCTCTAAGCATCTTTTCCACT GggaaaatcagcatatgaaatGGCCGATGAGGCTGAGAGTGGCACTATATCTAGCACAGGCACTTGAATATTGCAGTAATAGAGGGAGAGCGTTATACCATGACCTTAATGCTTATAGAATCTTGTTTGATCAG GATGGTAATCCCAGACTCTCTAGCTTTGGCCTTATGAAGAACAGCAGAGATGGAAAAAGTTATAGTACAAACTTGGCTTTCACCCCTCCAGAATACCTAAGGACAG GAAGGGTTATCCCGGAGAGTGTGGTTTACAGTTTTGGCACCCTTTTGCTTGATCTTCTCAGTGGCAAGCATATACCACCAAGCCAT GCACTGGACCTAATACGGGGAAAAAACTTTTTGATGCTGATGGACTCATGCCTGGAGGGTCAATTTTCAAATGATGATGGAACTGAGTTAGTGCGGTTAGCTTCACGCTGTTTGCAGTATGAACCTCGTGAGAGGCCAAATGTGAAGTCTCTTGTAACTGCTCTTACCCCACTTCAGAAAGAAACTGAG GTACCATCACATGTTTTGATGGGCATTCCACATGGAATGGCATCTTCAAAGCAAACAATGGTACTAACACCTTTGGGAGAAGCCTGCTCAAGAATGGATCTTACTGCAATACATGAAATATTAGAGAAGATTGGATACAAAGATGATGAGGGGATTGCAAATGAG CTTTCTTTCCAAATGTGGACAGATCAAATACAGGAGACTCTGAATTCCAAAAAACGTGGAGATACTGCTTTCCGAGCAAAAGATTTTGGAACAGCCATTGAATGCTACACTCAT TTCATTGATGGGGGCACGATGATATCACCAACCGTGTTTGCTAGACGCTGCTTATGCTACTTGATGAACAACATGGCACAAGAAGCACTTGGAGATGCTATGCAAGCACAGGTAATATCTCCAGAGTGGCCGACAGCATTTTATCTCCAAGCTGCCGCCCTGTTTAGCCTTGGGATGGACAACGATGCACAGGAAACCCTGAAAGATGGTACGAACTTGGAAGCCAAAAAACATAGAAACTGA
- the LOC105768852 gene encoding probable galacturonosyltransferase-like 3 has translation MHPSKPLNLFFILTVMIRLCFADLPSFREAPAFRNGRECPQTTWSSLDKEIHNPSIIHIAMTLDTAYLRGSVAGVFSVLHHATCPENIVFHFVTTHRHGAKLTRAITSTFPYLNFHLYYFNTNLVKGKISSSIRRALDQPLNYARMYLADLLPAGVRRIIYFDSDLIVVDDVINLWSINLRSHVLGAPEYCHANFTNYFTSKFWSNPAFSASFKGRPRNPCYFNTGVMVIDLWKWREGKYTEKLENWMRIQKRYRIYELGSLPPFLLVFAGDVEGMEHRWNQHGLGGDNLEGLCRALHPGPVSLLHWSGKGKPWLRIDSKRPCPLDSLWAPYDLFRHPSLFSNS, from the coding sequence ATGCATCCGTCTAAACCACTcaatctcttttttattttaacggTCATGATCCGTCTCTGCTTCGCCGATCTACCTTCTTTTCGGGAGGCACCGGCATTTCGAAACGGCAGAGAATGTCCACAAACAACATGGTCCTCCCTCGACAAAGAGATCCACAATCCCTCCATTATCCACATCGCTATGACATTAGACACTGCTTACCTCCGGGGCTCCGTCGCTGGAGTCTTCTCCGTTCTCCACCACGCCACTTGTCCGGAAAACATCGTGTTCCATTTTGTCACCACGCACCGACACGGAGCTAAACTCACGCGCGCCATTACCTCCACTTTCCCTTACCTCAACTTCCATCTCTACTACTTCAACACTAACCTCGTCAAAGGAAAGATCTCGTCTTCCATCCGACGCGCCTTGGATCAACCACTGAATTACGCGCGTATGTACCTAGCTGATCTGTTGCCAGCTGGGGTCCGGCGTATAATCTACTTTGACTCTGATCTTATCGTCGTTGATGACGTCATCAATCTATGGAGCATCAACTTGAGAAGCCACGTGTTGGGCGCTCCCGAGTACTGTCATGCCAACTTCACCAACTACTTCACTTCTAAATTCTGGTCCAACCCGGCTTTTTCGGCGTCGTTTAAAGGAAGACCAAGGAATCCGTGCTATTTCAACACTGGCGTTATGGTAATCGATTTATGGAAATGGAGAGAAGGTAAATATACGGAGAAATTAGAAAACTGGATGAGGATTCAGAAAAGGTATCGTATCTACGAGCTTGGTTCTTTGCCTCCATTTTTGTTAGTTTTCGCCGGAGATGTGGAGGGGATGGAGCACCGGTGGAACCAACATGGGCTCGGTGGTGACAACTTGGAAGGCTTATGCAGGGCTCTGCACCCCGGTCCGGTTAGCTTGTTGCATTGGAGCGGTAAAGGAAAGCCATGGCTGAGAATCGACTCTAAGAGACCCTGTCCGTTGGATTCCTTGTGGGCTCCTTACGATCTGTTCCGCCATCCGTCTTTGTTCTCCAATAGCTAA
- the LOC105768884 gene encoding tubulin beta-2 chain translates to MREILHIQGGQCGNQIGAKFWEVVCAEHGIDATGRYQGDLDLQLERINVYYNEASCGRFVPRAVLMDLEPGTMDSIRSGPVGQIFRPDNFVFGQSGAGNNWAKGHYTEGAELIDSVLDVVRKEAENCDCLQGFQVCHSLGGGTGSGMGTLLISKIREEYPDRMMLTFSVFPSPKVSDTVVEPYNATLSVHQLVENADECMVLDNEALYDICFRTLKLTTPSFGDLNHLISATMSGVTCCLRFPGQLNSDLRKLAVNLIPFPRLHFFMVGFAPLTSRGSQQYRALTVPELTQQMWDAKNMMCAADPRHGRYLTASAMFRGKMSTKEVDEQMLNVQNKNSSYFVEWIPNNVKSTVCDIPPTGLKMASTFIGNSTSIQEMFRRVSEQFTAMFKRKAFLHWYTGEGMDEMEFTEAESNMNDLVSEYQQYQDATADDEEYEEEEEEPEYED, encoded by the exons ATGCGTGAGATCCTTCATATTCAAGGTGGCCAATGCGGCAACCAAATCGGAGCCAAGTTCTGGGAAGTTGTTTGTGCTGAGCATGGCATAGATGCAACTGGGCGTTACCAAGGAGACTTGGATCTTCAACTTGAGCGAATCAATGTCTACTACAATGAAGCCAGTTGTGGTAGATTCGTTCCTCGTGCTGTTCTCATGGATCTTGAACCTGGAACCATGGACAGCATCAGATCTGGCCCCGTCGGTCAGATTTTTAGGCCAGATAACTTCGTTTTTGGTCAGTCTGGTGCTGGTAACAACTGGGCTAAGGGCCATTACACTGAAGGTGCTGAGTTAATCGACTCCGTACTTGATGTTGTTCGTAAAGAGGCTGAAAACTGCGATTGCCTTCAAG GGTTTCAGGTTTGTCATTCCCTGGGAGGAGGAACTGGATCTGGAATGGGAACACTGTTGATATCGAAGATAAGGGAGGAATACCCAGATAGGATGATGCTGACTTTCTCAGTCTTCCCATCTCCTAAGGTCTCTGATACAGTTGTGGAGCCTTACAATGCCACTTTGTCTGTTCACCAATTGGTTGAAAATGCTGATGAGTGTATGGTTCTGGACAATGAGGCCTTGTATGACATCTGTTTCCGCACACTTAAGCTAACCACTCCCAGCT TTGGTGATTTGAACCATTTGATATCTGCAACAATGTCTGGAGTTACATGCTGCTTGCGATTCCCTGGTCAGCTCAACTCCGATCTCAGGAAACTTGCCGTGAATCTCATCCCCTTTCCTCGTCTTCACTTTTTCATGGTGGGTTTTGCTCCACTCACTTCTAGGGGGTCTCAACAGTACCGAGCTCTAACAGTACCTGAGCTCACCCAGCAAATGTGGGACGCAAAGAACATGATGTGTGCTGCTGATCCTCGTCACGGTCGATACTTGACTGCATCTGCTATGTTCCGTGGTAAAATGAGCACCAAGGAAGTGGATGAGCAGATGTTGAATGTCCAGAACAAGAACTCCTCATACTTTGTTGAGTGGATCCCGAACAATGTGAAATCGACCGTTTGTGACATCCCACCCACTGGGCTGAAGATGGCATCAACATTTATTGGCAATTCAACATCCATACAGGAGATGTTCAGGCGTGTGAGTGAGCAGTTCACAGCTATGTTTAAGAGGAAGGCCTTCTTGCATTGGTACACAGGGGAAGGCATGGATGAGATGGAGTTCACTGAAGCTGAGAGTAACATGAATGATCTGGTCTCAGAGTATCAGCAGTACCAAGATGCAACAGCTGATGATGAAGAgtacgaagaagaagaagaggaaccCGAATACGAGGACTAA
- the LOC105770767 gene encoding mitochondrial import inner membrane translocase subunit TIM10, producing the protein MAANTTPAGIDKEQAFGMAETEMEYRVELFNRLGQTCFNKCVDKRYKESELNMGENSCIDRCASKYWQVNSMIGQMLSAGGRPPM; encoded by the exons ATGGCTGCCAACACCACCCCAGCTGGAATAGACAAAGAGCAG GCCTTCGGCATGGCGGAAACGGAGATGGAATATAGGGTAGAACTCTTCAACAG GCTTGGACAAACATGTTTCAACAAGTGTGTTGACAAAAG GTACAAGGAGTCTGAGCTAAACATGGGTGAAAATAGTTGCATTGATCGCTGTGCTTCGAAGTATTGGCAG GTGAATAGCATGATTGGGCAGATGCTGAGTGCTGGAGGTAGGCCTCCAATGTAA
- the LOC105768851 gene encoding neutral ceramidase 1, giving the protein MMELLASIHCYFWSPSRTICLWMSLVLLLQYSKTVVSKSDYLIGLGSYDITGPAADVNMMGYANAEQIASGIHFRLRARSFIVAEPQGKRVVFVNLDACMASQLVTIKVIERLKARYGELYTEQNVAISGIHTHAGPGGYLQYVVYLITSLGFVRQSFDVLVDGIEKSIIQAHENLRPGSIFVNKGELLDASVNRSPSAYLNNPASERRKHKYDVDKEMTLLKFVDDQWGPVGSFNWFATHGTSMSRTNSLISGDNKGAAARFMEDWFEKNGIKSSDTNESGSDGLPRRVSNIIPNIHDDNNKLLELATSFRSSPGSPATQTMSVARRVRGALKQAEKPGFVSAFCQTNCGDVSPNVLGAFCTDTGLPCDFNHSTCGGKNELCYGRGPGYPDEFESTRIIGERQFRKAVDLFEKASEQLKGEVDYRHTYIDFSQLEVTLTKVGGGSEVVKTCPAAMGFAFAAGTTDGPGAFDFKQGDDQGNPFWRLVRDVLKTPDKKQVDCQHPKPILLDTGEMKQPYDWAPSVLPIQILRIGQFVILSVPGEFTTMSGRRLRNAVKTVLTRSGNGEFGSNTHVVIAGLTNTYSQYVATLEEYQVQRYEGASTLYGPHTLSAYIQEFQKLATALIKGQPVEAGMPPPDLLQKQISLLTPVIMDSTPAGKNFGDVSSDVPANSTFKRGSTVTVVFWSSCPRNDLLTEGTFALVEMLQGKDTWTPMYDDDDFCLRFKWSRPSKLSPQSKATIEWIIPSSSSPGVYRIRHFGASKGLMGSIRHFTGSSSAFVVA; this is encoded by the exons ATGATGGAGTTACTTGCTTCCATCCACTGTTACTTTTGGAGTCCTTCGAGAACTATTTGCTTATGGATGTCTCTGGTGCTTTTGCTCCAATATAGTAAAACAGTAGTCTCCAAATCCGATTATTTGATCGGACTTGGAAGCTACGACATTACTGGTCCTGCAGCCGACGTTAACATGATGGGATATGCTAACGCGGAACAAATTGCCTCGGGGATTCACTTCAGGCTGCGAGCTCGCTCATTCATTGTGGCTGAGCCACAGGGGAAAAGAGTTGTATTTGTTAACCTCGATGCTTGCATGGCTTCTCAATTAGTGACGATCAAAGTGATTGAGAGATTGAAAGcaag ATATGGGGAGTTATATACTGAACAGAATGTTGCTATCAGTGGTATTCATACCCATGCCGGTCCAGGAGGTTATCTCCAATATGTAGTGTATCTTATAACATCTTTAGGATTTGTTCGTCAGTCATTTGATGTCCTGGTAGATGGCATCGAGAAAAGTATCATACAAGCTCATGAAAATCTTCGACCCGGATCTATTTTTGTGAACAAGG GAGAACTACTAGATGCTAGTGTAAACCGAAGTCCCAGTGCCTATCTCAATAACCCTGCATCCGAAAGGAGAAAACATAAATATGACGTTGATAAAGAAATGACCCTTTTAAAGTTCGTAGATGATCAGTGGGGTCCAGTGGGTAGTTTCAACTGGTTCGCAACTCACGGAACATCGATGAGTCGTACAAACTCACTGATCAGCGGGGATAACAAAGGTGCAGCAGCTAGATTTATGGAAGACTGGTTTGAGAAAAATGGCATTAAAAGTTCAGATACTAATGAATCGGGCTCTGACGGATTACCTCGAAGAGTCTCTAACATCATCCCCAACATCCATGATGATA ACAATAAGTTACTGGAGCTTGCTACATCCTTCCGCTCATCTCCTGGTAGCCCAGCAACACAAACTATGAGTGTTGCCAGACGCGTCAGAGGTGCTCTTAAACAGGCTGAAAAGCCCGGATTTGTATCTGCATTTTGCCAAACAAATTGTGGTGATGTTAGTCCCAATGTACTCGGAGCATTTTGCACCGACACCGGTCTTCCTTGTGACTTCAATCATAGTACCTGCGGTGGAAAGAATGAGCTGTGCTATGGCCGAGGACCAGG CTATCCTGATGAGTTTGAAAGTACTCGTATTATCGGAGAGAGGCAATTCAGAAAAGCCGTGGACTTGTTTGAGAAAGCATCTGAACAGTTAAAAGGAGAGGTTGATTATCGTCACACTTACATAGACTTTTCCCAGCTTGAGGTAACACTTACTAAAGTGGGAGGAGGTTCTGAGGTAGTTAAAACTTGTCCCGCTGCAATGGGATTTGCATTTGCTGCAGGAACAACTGATGGACCTGGAGCTTTTGATTTTAAGCAAGGAGATGACCAG GGAAATCCTTTTTGGAGGCTTGTCCGTGACGTACTTAAAACTCCAGATAAGAAACAAGTTGATTGTCAGCATCCAAAGCCCATCTTGCTAGATACTGGTGAAATGAAGCAACCGTATGATTGGGCG CCTTCAGTACTTCCAATCCAGATCCTTCGGATAGGGCAGTTTGTCATTCTCAGTGTACCAGGAG AATTTACAACAATGTCTGGGAGGCGTCTCCGGAATGCTGTGAAGACAGTGCTTACAAGGAGTGGTAATGGGGAATTTGGTAGTAACACTCATGTTGTTATAGCTGGCTTGACTAATACGTATTCGCAGTATGTTGCTACCTTAGAAGAGTACCAAGTGCAGAGATACGAG GGTGCCTCCACACTGTATGGTCCACACACACTCAGTGCCTACATTCAGGAGTTCCAGAAGCTTGCAACTGCTCTTATCAAAGGTCAACCTGTTGAAGCCGGGATGCCGCCTCCAGATCTTCTACAGAAGCAAATAAGCTTACTCACTCCAGTTATAATGGACTCAACTCCTGCTGGTAAAAACTTCGGGGATGTCAGCTCCGATGTTCCAGCTAACTCAACCTTCAAGAGAGGCAGCACCGTGACCGTTGTTTTCTGGTCATCTTGCCCCAGGAATGATCTCTTGACAGAAGGTACTTTCGCCCTTGTTGAGATGCTCCAAGGGAAGGATACATGGACCCCAATGTATGATGACGATGATTTCTGCCTTCGCTTTAAATGGTCAAGACCTTCAAAGTTAAGCCCCCAGAGTAAGGCAACAATCGAATGGATAATCCCATCATCTTCCTCACCGGGAGTATACAGAATAAGACATTTCGGTGCTTCAAAAGGGCTTATGGGATCAATTCGGCATTTCACTGGTTCATCAAGTGCTTTTGTAGTGGCATGA